The Arthrobacter sp. PM3 genome contains the following window.
AACTTCCCGGGCGTGAGTTTCATTCTGCCCTACCCCTCCTAATTACGCCAGTGCGATTCGGCGCGTCTTTTCCGGCGCGCCGCGCAGGGGCGCTGCGGCCTTTCGTCGGGCCACCGGCAGGCAGCACGAAGGCGTCCGGCGCGGCCGCGGGCGGCCTGCGGGCGGGGGCCGCGGGTGGCCTGCGGCGGAGCACCCTTCAGGCCCGGGGGTGCGCCTGCCGGTAGCTTTGTCGGAGCCTCTCCACGGACACATGGGTGTAGATCTGGGTGGTGGCAAGACTGCTGTGGCCGAGGATTTCCTGCACGGCACGCAGGTCCGCCCCGCCGTCGAGCAGATGCGTGGCCGCCGAGTGCCGCAGGGCGTGCGGCCCGGTGGCGGCGGTGTCCCCCAGGTTATCCAGCATGTCCTTGACGACGCTGCGGACCTGTCGCTGGTCCACCCTGCCGCCCCGCACGCCCAGGAAGAGCGCCGGGCCGCTGCCATCGGCGGCGAGCGCCGGCCGGCCGCGGCGGAGCCAGTCGTCAACCGCGAGCGCCGCCGGCAGCCCGTAAGGCACCGTGCGCTCTTTGTTGCCCTTGCCGAGCACCCGCAGGGTCCTGCGGTCCGGGTCGAGGTCATCGACGTCCATACCGGCCAGCTCGCCGACGCGGACACCCGTGGCATACAGGAGCTCCAGCATGGCCCGGTTGCGCAAGGCCAACGGTTCTCCCTCGGCCGAGGCGCTTTCTGCGTCGTTCACGAGCCGCCTAACCTGCTGCTGTTGCAGGACACCCGGGAGCGACTTCTCCCGCTTCGGGGCCTTGAGCCGGAGGGCGGGGTCGGCCTCAATCAGCTCCTCCCGGACCGCCCAGGCGGTGAAGGCCCGCGCGGTGGCGGCGCGGCGGGCCAGGGTGGCCCGGGACTTTCCGGACTCGCTCTGGGCGCCCAACCAGCGACGCAGTGTCCCGAGTTCCAGCCCCGCAAGGTCCTGCACGCCCTCCGTCGCGGCGTGGACGAGGAGGCTTTCGACGTCCGAAAGGTAGGCCCGCACCGTGTGGGCGGAGCGTCCCCGCTCAGCTTCCAGGTAGCGGCCGAAACTGTGGGCGGCGTCGCGTAGGGCCGAGGGCAGCGGGGCGGGAAGATCCTGTGTAGGCACCTTCCTACTGTGGCAGTGTTCCTTCGGCATTCAAGGAGCTTCCCGGCGCGCCGCGTCATCCGGGTGCAGCCCATCGTCTCAGTCCGCCTTCGGCGAGCGTTTCCACGCGCCCCGCTGTGCTTCGGCCAGGCCCAGCAGCCCCAGCCGGCCGAGTCCGGCGCGGACCGCATCCGGGCTGAGGCCGGCCACCGCGGCCAGCTTCTCGACCGAGCTCGTGGTCCGCAGGGGCAAGGCATCGAGCAGGATCAGGTCCTCGAGGGTGAGCCCGTCCTGGACCTCGGCCCGGCCCGCTTCCTCCGCGGCCAGGGCTTCCCCGCTCGGGGAGGCGAGCTCGGCGATTTCCCCCGCATCCGTGACACACACGGCGCCGCCCTCGCGCAGCAGCCGGTGGCAGCCGGCGGAATTGGCGCTGTGGACGGATCCAGGCACGGCCCCCACGGCCCTGCCCAGGCTCTCGGCATGGTGTGCCGTGTTGAGGGCACCGGACCGCCACCGGGCCTCGACCACCACCGTCACGGAGGCCAGCGCCGCGATGAGGCGGTTCCGCTGCAGGAACCGGTAGCGGGTGGGCGCGGAGCCGGGCGGGACCTCGGCCAGGACTGCACCGTGGTCCGCGACCGCCCGCAGCATATCCTCATTACCGGACGGGTAGAACCGGTCCACTCCCCCGGCCATGACGGCGATGGTGGGCATGCCGCCGGCACCTCCGGCCAGGGCCGCCCGGTGGGCATGGGCGTCAATGCCGTAAGCGCCGCCCGAGACGATGGTGAACCCGCGCTGGGCCAGGGAATAGGCGAGGTCCGCCGTCACGGACGCACCGTAGCTCGTGCTGTCCCGGGAACCCACCAGCGCAATGGCCCGGGCCACGGCGGGGAGTTCCTGTTCCACGCCGCGCCACCAGAGGCACAACGGCTCCTGAAGGCCGAGGTCGGCCAGCTGCGGAGGCCACAGCTCGTCCGAGGGGATGATGAGACGGCCGCCGAGCCGTTCCATGGTCGCCAGGTCCCGCTCGGGCGCGAGATCGGGCAGGCGCGTCGCCCACCGCTGCAGCGCCGCGCCCAGTCCCGGCCAGCTACTGCCGGCCCCGCATGCCGCCAGTATTGCGGTGATCTCCTGCTCGAGGTGGACGCCGGCCGCCAGCCGCCCGCTGGCAATCCTCAGGGCGTCCTGCGCGCCCGCCGCTTGCACCAGGGCGAGGGCCGCCGCGTCCTGCGGTTCGAACAGCCGGGACAATGCCGCCCGGGCCGTCCGTTCGTCATCGCTCATGGGAGAGTCCTTCCGTGGAGGCGGAGATACTGGTGGCCGGCTCGTGCGGGGCCGGGATGTGTGCCGGGCTCACGCGGACACCGTGCCGGCCTGGCGCAGTCCGAGCGCCTGTCCGACGTCGTCCGCGTCCGGGGCGTCGTGCCGGGAGAGATCTGCAAGGGTCCAGGCCAGGCGCAGCACGCGGTCGTAGCCGCGTGCCGTCAAGACACCCCGTTCCAGCGCGTAGTCCAGGATGCGGGTTGCGGGGGCCTCGAGCCGCAGTGCCCCGCGCAGCAACCGCCCCGGCACTTGCGCGTTCGTCTCCAGGCCGAAAGGCAGCAGGCGGTCCAGCTGGCGGTTCCGGGCCTCGCGGACCCGTTCGGCGATGGCGGCCGTACCTTCCTCCGCTGCCGGCTGGCCGAACCCGGCGAGCGACACACGCTCGACCTCCAGTTGGATGTCGACCCGGTCCAGCAAGGGCCCGGACATCCGGGCCTGGTAGCGGCGGCGCATGGTCGGTGTGCAGATGCAGTCCACACCCTTGCCGGTGGCCTTCCCGCAGGGGCACGGGTTGGCGGCGAGGACCAGCTGGAACCGCGCGGGATAAGCCGCCGCGCCGCCCGAACGGTGAATGACGAGCTCACCGCTTTCCAGGGGCTGGCGCAGCGCGTCCAGGACCCCGCGGTCATACTCCGGCGCCTCGTCGAGGAACAGCACACCGCGGTGGGCCCTGGACGCCGCTCCGGGCCGCGGCAGCCCCGAACCGCCGCCGATAATGGCCACGGCGGTGGCGGTGTGGTGCGGGTTTTCGTAGGGAGGCCGGCGCAGCAGCTGCACGGACACCGACGACAGGGAACACAGCGAGTGGATGGCGGTCACCTCCATGGCCTCGGTGTCGCCCAGGTCGGGCAGGAGCCCGGGCAGCCGCTCGGCCAGCATGGTCTTCCCGGCGCCGGGCGGCCCCGTCAGAAGAATGTGGTGGGCGCCCGCGGCAGCCACTTCCAGGGCCTGGCGGCCCGCGGCCTGGCCGGAGACGTCGCACATATCCGGCTCCGGCGCGGGACCCGTGCCGGCGCCGGGGTCCTCGCCGTCCTCCGGCTGCGGTTCGAAGTCAAGTGCCAGGTCCTGCGGATCGGCCCCGCAGTCGAACGCCAGCCGGGCGAGCGTCGCGTAGCCGCGGACCCGCGCGCCGGGGACGAGCCGCGCCTCGGCGGCGTTGGCCCGGGCGACGACGACATCAGGGTACCCGGCCCGGACGGCGGCCATGACCGCAGGAAGCACGCCCCGCACGGGCCGGAGCCGGCCGTCCAGGCCGAGCTCGGCGATGAAGACGGTCCGTCCGGTGGGCCGGATGTCGTTGGCGGCCAGCAGCACGGCCATGGCGATGGCGAGGTCGAACCCGGAACCGCGTTTGGGCAGCGAGGCCGGGATCAGGTTGGCCGTGATCTTCCGGCGGCTGAGCGGGATCCCGGAATTGTGCGCCGCGGAGCGGATCCGTTCTTTGGCCTCGTTGAGCGAGGCGTCCGGCAGGCCCAGGATCACGAATGCCGGGAGCGTCTGGCCGATGTCGGCCTCGACCTCCACGATGTAGCCGTTCAGGCCGACGAGGGCCACGGAGTAGGTCCGGCCCAGCGCCACCTAGCCCACCCCCTTGAGGTGTTCGACGGCGGGCTCGCCGGTGCCGTCGTCGAGCACGGCGATCACGTCCACGCGGCGGGGCGGCATGCCCATCCCGCGGACCCGGCACCAGGCCGCTGCCAGGCGGTGGAGGCGGGCAAGTTTGTCCGCTCCGACGGCCTCAAAGGGGTGCCCGTAAGCGAGGGATTTCCGGGTTTTCACCTCGGCGATGACCAGGGCGTCGCCGTCGAACGCGATGATGTCGATCTCGCCCTCGGGACACCGCCAGTTGCGCTCGACGATCCGCAGGCCCTGCGCCTGAAGATAGCCTGCCGCGATGTCCTCCCCGCGCCGGCCCAACACATCCTTAGCTCTCATGCCTCCAGCGTGGAGCGACGGGCGGCAGGATCACAGGGTCCTCTTTGGCTATGTGGAAAACCCCGACGGGACCAGGCGAAGGGCTCGGTCGCGGGACCAGGCGAGGGACAGGGAAATCAGTTGCCCAGGTCTTCGACCTTGGGCAGCGCGAGCTCCTCGCTGCGGGGCAGCTCCTCGACGTTGACGTCCTTGAACGTGATGACGCGGACGCTCTTGACGAACCGGGCGGAGCGGTAGACGTCCCACACCCAGGCGTCCTGCAGGGTCAGGTCGAAGTAGACCTCGCCGTCGGCGCTGCGGGCCTGCAAATCCACATGGTTGGCAAGGTAGAAACGCCGCTCGGTCTCGACCACATAGCTGAACAGTCCGACGACGTCGCGGTATTCGCGGTATAGCTGCAGCTCCATGTCGGTCTCATAGTTTTCAAGGTCCTCGGCACTCATGGTTCCATCTTGCACCATCCGGCGCCGGCCGTGCGCCACGCACGCGCTAGAGCAGCTGCCAGCTGACCCGGTGGTGCGGCGAGGGGCCGGCGGTCCGCAGCGCGTCCTTGTGCGCGGCCGTGCCGTAGCCTTTGTTCTCGTCCCAGCCGTAAGCCGGATAGGCGGTGTGAAGCTCGCCCATCATGGCATCGCGCTCCACCTTCGCGAGGATGCTGGCCGCCGCGACGCTCAGGCACTGCATATCGGCCTTGACGAGGGTGTGCACCGGCGCGTCGCAGCCGGCTTCGGCGGGCGCATCGTCAAACAGCGAAGGCTGCCGGTCGGGCGAGAGCCAGTTGTGGCTGCCGTCAAGCAGGACGACGTCGGGCATGACGCCGGCAGCAAGGACGGCGAACCAGGCGCGGTTGCCGGCAAGCCGGAGGGCGCCGATGATGCCGAGGTCATCGATCTCCTTGGCGGACGCATGTCCGACCGCGGCTGCGACGCTCCACTTCCGGACCACGGGCACCAGGCGTTCCCGGTCGGCCACCTTGAGCAGTTTGCTGTCCCGGACATCGGTCAGAAGCTTCTGCCGTTCGAGGTCCACGACGGCGATCCCCACGCTGACGGGGCCGGCGAGGGCACCGCGGCCGACTTCGTCGATGCCGGCGAGCAGCCTGGCACCGGAGTTCCGGAAGCGGCGTTCGTAGTCGAGGGTGGGGGCGGCGGACATGGCGGGTGGCTTACTTTCCGGTCGGGGCGGGCACGCTCCGGAACACGTCCGGATAGTTGTCCAGGGCCGCCATCCTGTTCAGCGGCCAGGCGATGACGGCAGCCTTGCCTTCGATGTCGGATTCGTTGACGAAGCCGCCGTTGGTGTCCATGTGGGCGCGGGAATCGGCGGAGTGGTTGCGGTTGTCGCCCATGACCCAGACCTTGCCGGCGGGCACGACGACGTCGAAGTCGCGGACCTGGGGGATCTCGGCCGGGTTGATGTACTTCTCGTCCAGGGGCGCGCCGTTGACGGTAAGCTGCCCGCCGGCGTCGCAGCAGACCACGTGGTCACCGGGCAGCCCGATCACCCGCTTGACCAGGTGCTGTTCGGAGTTGTCCGGGAGCAGGCCGACGAATGTGAGCCCGTCCTGGACCCAGGTGAAGGGCCCCTTGGCTTTCTGCGCTGCGGGGGCCAGCCAGTTCTGGCTGTCCTTGAACACCACCACGTCCCCGTGCTGGAGCGCGATGGGCTGCGGCACGAGGAGGTTGACGAAGATGCGGTCGTTGACATCGAGGGTGTTGACCATGGATTCGGACGGGATGTAGAAGGCCCGGAACAGGAAGGTCTTGATCAGGAAGGACAGCACGACGGCGACGACGACAACGGTGGCCACTTCCTTCAGCCAGAGGAAGAGCGGGCTGCGCCCTTCCCGGGCTTTGGCGCGCTTGGCCCGCCGCGAGGACCCGCCCGCGTGCGCCGGTCCCGCATGGGACGGCCCCGCCTGCGCTGGCCCCGCCTGCGCCGGTCCCGCGTGCTCCGGTTCGGCGTGGGCCGCCCGGGGTCGGTCCTGGCCCTGCGGATCAGGAAAGCGCGGTTCGCTGTCGGGCATCTACTGTCCGTTCGTCGTCGTCGTTGTCACGGCCGGTTCAGGCCGCGCTACTGCTGCAAATCTATCAAGCGGCCAGATGATCTGTACCGGCCTGCCAATGACGCGTTCCACCGGCACCATGCCGCCGCCGGGAGCGCCGAGCAGGCTGCGGGAATCGGCCGACACGGAACGGTGGTCGCCCATGAGCCACAGCCGGCCGGCCGGGACCTCAACACTGAACTTTGTCTGGCTGGGGCTGTCCCCCGGATACAGATAGGGTTCCGTAACTTGCTGGCCGTTGACTGTGAGCCGGCCGCCGGCGTCGCAGCACACCACGCGGTCGCCGGGCAGCCCGATGACGCGTTTGACGTACGTGGTGTCACTGCCGGCCAGGCCCAGCCAGCGTCCGGTTTCGGCCAGGGTATCCACCACCGGCCCGTTGCCGCTGTTGAGCGGCGCGAACGAGCCGCGGCCGTCGAACACCACGACGTCGCCCCGGGCCAGGGACGCCGCCGGGGCGACGGTGCGCGCCACGAGGATCCGGTCCCCGGTGCGCAGGAGCGGTTCCATCGACGCGGACGGGATGTAGTAGACGTCCAGCCACAGGGAGCGGACCACGGCGCTGATGGCCACGGCGAGCACCAGGGCCAGCAACGCAAAACGCCAGCCCGGTTTCCCGTGCTGGCGTTTTGGCTGTTCCATGTTCCGTATCCCTTGGCGCTGTGGTGAACTGATGTGCGCTGTTGCGGATAGCTTCGGCGCGCCGGAGGGCGTACCGGGTACGGTCCGTGGACCCGCGGGCTAAGCCTGTGGTGGAACCCGGCAGGCTTACTTGGCGGTCTGGAAGTCGCGCTTTTCCTTGATCTTCGCGGCCTTACCACGCAGTGCACGCATGTAGTAAAGCTTGGCGCGGCGCACGTCACCCTTGGAGACGAGCTCGATCTTGTCGATGATCGGGGAGTGCACCGGGAAGGTACGCTCCACGCCGACGCCGAAGGAGACCTTGCGGACGGTGAAGGTTTCGCGGACGCCGTCGCCCTGGCGGCCCAGGACGAAGCCCTGGAAGACCTGGACGCGGGAGTTCTTGCCTTCGATGATGTTCACGTGAACCTTGATGGTGTCACCCGCGCGGAACTCGGGAACATCGGTGCGCAGCGAGGCTGCATCTACGGAATCGAGGATATGCATTGATCCACTCCTGGTGAACGCCACAGGTCACTCACGTTGGGTTACGGCGGCCAAGCCCGGGGGCAGGCGCCGCCCGGAAATTTCCGCCGAAAGTTTGTCAATCCGGCCCTGTCAGGAATTGACGGGACCGGGGTGCCGGGCTGTTGGTGGCGCTCCCCCTGTGGCAGGTTCGCAACCCAGCAGGCACAAGGACTAATTTTGCCACATGAGGTGCGGGTTAGCCCAATCTGGTCAAACGCCGGGCCGGCGGGTGAGGCGGCCGTCGACGACGTCGTACCCGAGGTCAGCGAACGCCGCGCGGTCCGCGCGGGGCAGCCCGCCGGCGTCGAACTCCGCAAGGAGGTCCGGACGGCGTTCGGCGGTGCGCCGGTATTGTTCGTGCCGGCGCCATTGGGCGATTTTGCCGTGGTTGCCGCTGAGCAACACTGCCGGAACCTCCCGGTCCCGCCAGATGGAGGGCTTGGTGTAGACGGGGTATTCGAGCAGCCCGTCGGAGTGGGACTCCTCGACGAGGGATTCGGGGTTGCCGACCACACCGGGCAGCAGCCGGCCGATCGCCTCCACCATGGCCAGGACGGCGACTTCGCCGCCATTGAGGACGTAGTCCCCCAGGCTCATCGGGCGCACAGTGAAGTGGTCTGCGGCCCATTCCAAGACCCGTTCGTCGATGCCCTCGTAGCGGCCGCAGGCAAAAACCAGCTGGTCCTCTTCCGCCAACTGGTGCGCGGTGGCCTGGGTGAACCGCTCGCCGGCCGGGGACGGGACGATCAGCACGGGCTTGCCGGCGGCGCCGGGCGCGCCGGACCCGGTTTCCGCGGCGGCCCGTCCCGCCGCCACCGCGGTGAGCGCCTGCGCCCACGGCTCGGGCTTCATGACCATGCCGGCCCCGCCGCCGTAAGGGGTGTCGTCCACGGTCCGGTGCCGGTCGGTCGTGAATTCGCGGAGGTCGTGGACGCGCAGGTCCAGCAGGCCGTCCTGCCGGGCTTTGCCGATCAGGGACAGTTCCAGCGGGGCAAGGTATTCAGGAAAGATGCTAACGACGTCGATTCTCATCTACGCGTTGCTCCCGGTGTTCGTGTCCCCGGCGTCATTGCTCTCGGCGTCCGTGCCCCCGGAAGCGGCACCCGGGATCCCGGGGGAGTCCTCGGCGTTGATCTCGAAGAGGCCCGGCGGCGGGGTGACCACGACGTACTTCTCCCCCACATTGACCTCGGGCACGATCTGCTCGACGAACGGGACCAGGATTTCCTGGCCGTCGGCCGTGGTGACCACCAGCAGGTCCTGGACGGGCATCGTGTGCAGCGCGGAGACCTTGCCCACCACGGTGCTGCCGAGGCGGACGTCGAGGCCCACGAGCTCGTGCTCGTACCAGCCTTCGTCGTCGTCCTCATCGATCTCTTCGGTCTCGATGAACAGCTTCGCGCCGCGGAGGGCTTCGGCGTCGTTGCGGGTCTCGGCCTCCTCGAAGGCCAGGAGCAGGATGTCCTTGTTCCAGCGGGCGCTATAGACCGTCAGCGGCCCGGAGGAGGCCGGTTCCACGATGAACCGGGTCCCCGGGACGAAGCGGTCGCCGGGCGCATCGGTCAGCACCTGGACGGTCACTTCGCCGCGGATGCCGTGGGGTTTGCCGATTCGTGCCACCTGGAGCTGCATCTGTTCCTCTGTTCGGGTTTTGTCGTGGGGGTCTGGGCGGAAAACAGCCCGGCCCCTCCACCATTATCTGGTGAAGGGGCCGGGCTAAAGACAAGTAGTGCTGAACGCGTTAGCGGCGGCGGTCCGTGTCGACGACGTCGACCCTGACCGGCTCGCCATCCGCCAGCGCCGCAACCACAGTGCGCAATGCGCGTGCGGTCCGGCCCTGCCGGCCGATCACCCGTCCCAGGTCGTCCTGATGAACGCGCACCTCGAGGGTTTCCCCTCGGCGGTTGTTCTTCGCACTGACCTTGACGTCCTCGGGGCTGTCAACAATCCCGCGGACCAGGTGTTCGAGCGCTTCTGCCAGCAATTTACTCAGCCTCGGTGGTCTCTGCTTCGGCGGCGTCGGCCGGAGCCTCGGCAGCTTCGTCCTTCTTGGCCTTCTTGGTGATGGCTTCCGGGATGATCACGGAACCCTTCTCCGGGGCAACGAAGTCAGCCTTGGCAGACTTGGTCTTCAAGGTGCCTTCCTGGCCCGGGAGACCCTTGAACTTCTGCCAGTCACCGGTGATCTTGAGGATCGCGGAAACCTGCTCGGACGGCTGTGCGCCAACGCCGAGCCAGTACTGGGCACGGTCCGAGTCGACCTCGATGTACGAGGGCTCTTCGGTCGGGTGGTACTTGCCAATCTCTTCGATGGCACGGCCGTCACGCTTGGAGCGTGCGTCCATGACGACGATGCGGTAGTACGGTGCGCGCATCTTACCGAAGCGCTTAAGGCGAATCTTAACGGCCACTTTTGTGGTCACTCCTGTTTCTGAAACGGGGTCGAGCCCGGCGTTCTGCACCCGTGGGGCGGGCCGTACTAGGGGGTTCTAAAGGACAAGATCAGGACGCGGAGAGAGGGGCCGCGCAGATCGAGTACCTGTTCATTGTGCCAGATCACCGGCGCGATTTCGACTTGACACGGCCCCGGCGCCGCTTTGCGCCGCCCGGGCCGGCAGCCCGGGCCGTCGGCGCGGACGGGTCAGGAAGTCCAGACATACAGCCCGGACTTGGTGGCGGGGTCGATTCCGGCGGCCAGTTCCGCGATCCGGCGGACGTAGCCGCGGGCCTCGTCGGCACCGAAGGGCATGTCCTCTTCAGCGGCCCAGTTGGCGGAAACTTCATCCAGCACGTCGCCTTCACCCTCGGTTTCGTAGCTGAGCAGTTCGGCAAGGGTGCGGACCATTGCGGCGGGGACGCCGAGCAGCGAATCGCTGGCCACGTCCACCATCGCGAGCTCATAGTCGGCGCCCGGGGCGTGCACGGCCACTCCGGCGAGGTCGCCGAGCCGCTCCACCTCGAAGTCGCTGATGTCCTCGATCCTGACGGCGTCCGGTGCGGCCGCGGCTCCGCCTTCGAGTGCCTCGGCGCGCTTGAGGGCGTCCTTGTGGGTGGTGGACACAAAGATTTCGGTGAATCCCATAGAGCTGGTCCTTCAGGGTCCTGCGGCGCGGGGCCGCTGTTGTTCGTCCGTCGCTTCAGCCTAACCGCTCCGACCCGCTCCACCCCCGCGGACATGCCCTCCGCTGGCCGCACCCACTGGACATGCGCCCCTCCCTCGAGCGCATCCACTGGACATGCGCCCCCTTGGCTGCGGCCACCGGACATGCGCCCCTCCCTCGAGCGCATCCACTGGACATGCGCCCCCTTGGCTGCGGCCACCGGACATGCGCCCCTCCCTCGAGCGCATCCACTGGACATGCGCCCCTGGGCTGCGGCCACCGGACATGCGCCCCTCCCTCGGGCGCGGCCACTGGACATGCGCCCCCTTGGCTGCGGCCACCGGGCATAATTCCGCCATGTCCGGTCCCCGGCATAAAAAATGGGCATGCTCAAAGCCTTCGCCGGCCACCGGGGAGCATGCCCATTCCAGGGCCTCACATCACCCGGACTCAAGTGGACATGCCGCACCCGACTGCCACCATCGAGCATGCTCTCCCCGGGCCGTGGGGCCGCCGTCCGTGTTCCGCCAAGCCAGCCGATTCCTCCGGGATATGCCCCCCGGCCGCGACCACTGAACATGTCCTCCCCCACGAAGGGACTTTCCAAGGACGCGCCCAGCTATGGCACCCCGACCACTGGACATGCCCTGTTGCTCCACCCGATTTCCCCGGGACATGCCCTCCGCTGGCCGCGCAGGCTGGACATAACGCCCGTATGTCCGCTGCGAGGCCCCAGGACTGAGCATGTCCTCCGGGCCGGGACGCAGGACTGAGCATGTCCGCTGCGAGGGCCCGGGACTGAGCATGTCCCGTTACCCGGGAGGGGCTGGAATGGGGGCCGCTCCCGGGCTACCGGACGGCGACGCGGATCCGGTTGCGCCAGGGGTCATCGAAGCGCAGTTCGGCGCCGGTGTGGTGCGAGTCGATGCCGGCGACCTTGAGGCGGTCAGCG
Protein-coding sequences here:
- the trmD gene encoding tRNA (guanosine(37)-N1)-methyltransferase TrmD, whose amino-acid sequence is MRIDVVSIFPEYLAPLELSLIGKARQDGLLDLRVHDLREFTTDRHRTVDDTPYGGGAGMVMKPEPWAQALTAVAAGRAAAETGSGAPGAAGKPVLIVPSPAGERFTQATAHQLAEEDQLVFACGRYEGIDERVLEWAADHFTVRPMSLGDYVLNGGEVAVLAMVEAIGRLLPGVVGNPESLVEESHSDGLLEYPVYTKPSIWRDREVPAVLLSGNHGKIAQWRRHEQYRRTAERRPDLLAEFDAGGLPRADRAAFADLGYDVVDGRLTRRPGV
- a CDS encoding ribonuclease HII encodes the protein MSAAPTLDYERRFRNSGARLLAGIDEVGRGALAGPVSVGIAVVDLERQKLLTDVRDSKLLKVADRERLVPVVRKWSVAAAVGHASAKEIDDLGIIGALRLAGNRAWFAVLAAGVMPDVVLLDGSHNWLSPDRQPSLFDDAPAEAGCDAPVHTLVKADMQCLSVAAASILAKVERDAMMGELHTAYPAYGWDENKGYGTAAHKDALRTAGPSPHHRVSWQLL
- the dprA gene encoding DNA-processing protein DprA, with protein sequence MSDDERTARAALSRLFEPQDAAALALVQAAGAQDALRIASGRLAAGVHLEQEITAILAACGAGSSWPGLGAALQRWATRLPDLAPERDLATMERLGGRLIIPSDELWPPQLADLGLQEPLCLWWRGVEQELPAVARAIALVGSRDSTSYGASVTADLAYSLAQRGFTIVSGGAYGIDAHAHRAALAGGAGGMPTIAVMAGGVDRFYPSGNEDMLRAVADHGAVLAEVPPGSAPTRYRFLQRNRLIAALASVTVVVEARWRSGALNTAHHAESLGRAVGAVPGSVHSANSAGCHRLLREGGAVCVTDAGEIAELASPSGEALAAEEAGRAEVQDGLTLEDLILLDALPLRTTSSVEKLAAVAGLSPDAVRAGLGRLGLLGLAEAQRGAWKRSPKAD
- a CDS encoding DUF2469 domain-containing protein; the protein is MSAEDLENYETDMELQLYREYRDVVGLFSYVVETERRFYLANHVDLQARSADGEVYFDLTLQDAWVWDVYRSARFVKSVRVITFKDVNVEELPRSEELALPKVEDLGN
- a CDS encoding YraN family protein — translated: MRAKDVLGRRGEDIAAGYLQAQGLRIVERNWRCPEGEIDIIAFDGDALVIAEVKTRKSLAYGHPFEAVGADKLARLHRLAAAWCRVRGMGMPPRRVDVIAVLDDGTGEPAVEHLKGVG
- the rimM gene encoding ribosome maturation factor RimM (Essential for efficient processing of 16S rRNA); this encodes MQLQVARIGKPHGIRGEVTVQVLTDAPGDRFVPGTRFIVEPASSGPLTVYSARWNKDILLLAFEEAETRNDAEALRGAKLFIETEEIDEDDDEGWYEHELVGLDVRLGSTVVGKVSALHTMPVQDLLVVTTADGQEILVPFVEQIVPEVNVGEKYVVVTPPPGLFEINAEDSPGIPGAASGGTDAESNDAGDTNTGSNA
- the lepB gene encoding signal peptidase I; this translates as MEQPKRQHGKPGWRFALLALVLAVAISAVVRSLWLDVYYIPSASMEPLLRTGDRILVARTVAPAASLARGDVVVFDGRGSFAPLNSGNGPVVDTLAETGRWLGLAGSDTTYVKRVIGLPGDRVVCCDAGGRLTVNGQQVTEPYLYPGDSPSQTKFSVEVPAGRLWLMGDHRSVSADSRSLLGAPGGGMVPVERVIGRPVQIIWPLDRFAAVARPEPAVTTTTTNGQ
- the rplS gene encoding 50S ribosomal protein L19, producing the protein MHILDSVDAASLRTDVPEFRAGDTIKVHVNIIEGKNSRVQVFQGFVLGRQGDGVRETFTVRKVSFGVGVERTFPVHSPIIDKIELVSKGDVRRAKLYYMRALRGKAAKIKEKRDFQTAK
- a CDS encoding tyrosine recombinase XerC; this translates as MPKEHCHSRKVPTQDLPAPLPSALRDAAHSFGRYLEAERGRSAHTVRAYLSDVESLLVHAATEGVQDLAGLELGTLRRWLGAQSESGKSRATLARRAATARAFTAWAVREELIEADPALRLKAPKREKSLPGVLQQQQVRRLVNDAESASAEGEPLALRNRAMLELLYATGVRVGELAGMDVDDLDPDRRTLRVLGKGNKERTVPYGLPAALAVDDWLRRGRPALAADGSGPALFLGVRGGRVDQRQVRSVVKDMLDNLGDTAATGPHALRHSAATHLLDGGADLRAVQEILGHSSLATTQIYTHVSVERLRQSYRQAHPRA
- a CDS encoding RNA-binding protein; the encoded protein is MLAEALEHLVRGIVDSPEDVKVSAKNNRRGETLEVRVHQDDLGRVIGRQGRTARALRTVVAALADGEPVRVDVVDTDRRR
- a CDS encoding YifB family Mg chelatase-like AAA ATPase translates to MALGRTYSVALVGLNGYIVEVEADIGQTLPAFVILGLPDASLNEAKERIRSAAHNSGIPLSRRKITANLIPASLPKRGSGFDLAIAMAVLLAANDIRPTGRTVFIAELGLDGRLRPVRGVLPAVMAAVRAGYPDVVVARANAAEARLVPGARVRGYATLARLAFDCGADPQDLALDFEPQPEDGEDPGAGTGPAPEPDMCDVSGQAAGRQALEVAAAGAHHILLTGPPGAGKTMLAERLPGLLPDLGDTEAMEVTAIHSLCSLSSVSVQLLRRPPYENPHHTATAVAIIGGGSGLPRPGAASRAHRGVLFLDEAPEYDRGVLDALRQPLESGELVIHRSGGAAAYPARFQLVLAANPCPCGKATGKGVDCICTPTMRRRYQARMSGPLLDRVDIQLEVERVSLAGFGQPAAEEGTAAIAERVREARNRQLDRLLPFGLETNAQVPGRLLRGALRLEAPATRILDYALERGVLTARGYDRVLRLAWTLADLSRHDAPDADDVGQALGLRQAGTVSA
- the lepB gene encoding signal peptidase I yields the protein MPDSEPRFPDPQGQDRPRAAHAEPEHAGPAQAGPAQAGPSHAGPAHAGGSSRRAKRAKAREGRSPLFLWLKEVATVVVVAVVLSFLIKTFLFRAFYIPSESMVNTLDVNDRIFVNLLVPQPIALQHGDVVVFKDSQNWLAPAAQKAKGPFTWVQDGLTFVGLLPDNSEQHLVKRVIGLPGDHVVCCDAGGQLTVNGAPLDEKYINPAEIPQVRDFDVVVPAGKVWVMGDNRNHSADSRAHMDTNGGFVNESDIEGKAAVIAWPLNRMAALDNYPDVFRSVPAPTGK
- the rpsP gene encoding 30S ribosomal protein S16, producing MAVKIRLKRFGKMRAPYYRIVVMDARSKRDGRAIEEIGKYHPTEEPSYIEVDSDRAQYWLGVGAQPSEQVSAILKITGDWQKFKGLPGQEGTLKTKSAKADFVAPEKGSVIIPEAITKKAKKDEAAEAPADAAEAETTEAE